One Onthophagus taurus isolate NC chromosome 11, IU_Otau_3.0, whole genome shotgun sequence genomic window carries:
- the LOC111421577 gene encoding cysteine-rich venom protein 6-like, with product MVSQIALFALTLAVVVVAQDNCGPPQCGPNQVYKCGSPCKDFCNRTPIICEGDCVYGCYCEDGYTFENYQSNTCVPEAQCRECPETQVFSDCGSACPDYCGKPDDIMCIQVCVPRCVCEPGLIFSGNGSQICIPESEC from the exons ATGGTTTCTCAAATCGCCTTATTTGCTTTAACGTTAG ctgTTGTCGTGGTCGCTCAAGATAATTGCGGCCCCCCACAATGTGGTCCTAACCAAGTTTACAAATGTGGTTCCCCTTGTAAAGATTTTTGTAATCGCACACCCATTATTTGTGAAGGGGACTGCGTCTACGGATGTTATTGCGAAGATGGTTACACATTCGAAAATTACCAATCGAATACTTGCGTACCTGAAGCACAATGCAGGGAATGTCCTGAAACTCAGGTGTTTTCAGACTGCGGATCCGCTTGTCCCGATTATTGCGGAAAACCCGATGATATAATGTGTATTCAAGTATGTGTCCCACGATGTGTATGCGAACCTGGACTTATTTTTAGTGGTAATGGATCTCAAATTTGTATTCCAGAAAGTGAATGTTAA